One window of the Kiritimatiellales bacterium genome contains the following:
- a CDS encoding sulfatase gives MSKKIKNPSINILYLHAHDAGRWVQPYGVPVETPHLMRFAKQSVLFRKAFSAAPTCGPSRAALLSGQYPHQVGMFGLPGQGWIFDDYNKHLVHFLNRLGYETVLAGVQHEAHHADMSPLGYQRDLNAGFREASGQFYPETIDHVERFFAEKQRGQDRPFFISVGIDEPHRNNRARPEMNIDDKSALFSKTRYYDPEKLDWRYTAPPPWLPDLPEVRQDMRSYAEGVNIMDEYMGRVLYALEQYGLAENTLVILTTDHGIEFPGSKKTLSDQGTGVMLMLRGPGGLSGGKVIEPLVSQLDIYPTVCEILDAEKPAWLEGKSLLPLITGDAEKLHDEIFTEQTYHEPLNPLRAIRTERYKLVLRHPETGPLLRHDGPLKEIMEEIGWYENREAAELFDLYLDPQEACNRIHDPALAEIRRDLEHRLSQWMGKTGDCFPSGKFPEIKECAQ, from the coding sequence ATGAGTAAAAAAATAAAAAACCCGTCCATCAACATTCTTTATCTGCACGCGCACGATGCAGGACGCTGGGTGCAGCCGTACGGCGTTCCGGTAGAAACGCCGCATCTAATGAGATTTGCGAAACAGAGCGTACTGTTCCGCAAAGCGTTTTCGGCGGCACCAACCTGCGGACCAAGCCGCGCCGCCCTGCTCTCCGGGCAATATCCGCATCAGGTTGGAATGTTCGGTCTGCCCGGACAAGGCTGGATATTTGATGATTACAATAAACACCTGGTTCATTTCCTGAATCGTCTCGGCTACGAAACCGTACTTGCCGGTGTTCAGCACGAGGCACACCACGCCGATATGTCTCCGCTGGGATATCAGCGGGATTTAAATGCAGGTTTCCGCGAAGCGTCGGGACAGTTTTATCCGGAAACAATCGATCATGTAGAACGGTTTTTCGCCGAAAAACAACGGGGACAGGATCGTCCGTTTTTCATTTCTGTTGGCATTGACGAACCGCACCGGAACAATCGCGCGCGGCCGGAAATGAACATCGACGATAAATCTGCACTATTCAGCAAAACGCGTTACTATGACCCGGAGAAACTGGACTGGCGCTATACAGCGCCGCCGCCGTGGCTGCCCGATCTGCCGGAAGTCCGCCAGGATATGCGCAGTTATGCCGAAGGCGTGAATATTATGGATGAATATATGGGGCGCGTTTTATATGCGCTGGAACAATACGGCCTTGCAGAAAACACGCTCGTCATTCTCACTACCGATCATGGCATCGAATTTCCCGGCAGCAAAAAAACGCTGTCCGATCAAGGCACCGGCGTCATGCTGATGCTGCGCGGGCCCGGCGGACTTTCCGGCGGTAAAGTGATTGAACCGCTCGTCTCACAGCTCGATATCTATCCCACCGTCTGCGAAATTCTCGACGCTGAAAAACCGGCATGGCTGGAAGGAAAAAGTCTGCTGCCGCTCATAACCGGTGATGCCGAAAAACTGCACGATGAAATTTTTACGGAACAGACGTATCACGAGCCGCTCAATCCGCTGCGCGCAATCCGGACCGAACGCTACAAGCTTGTTCTCCGGCACCCGGAAACCGGCCCGCTGCTGCGTCACGACGGTCCGCTAAAAGAAATCATGGAAGAGATCGGCTGGTATGAAAACCGTGAAGCGGCGGAACTTTTCGATCTGTATCTCGACCCGCAGGAAGCCTGTAACCGGATCCATGATCCGGCACTGGCGGAAATCCGGCGCGACCTTGAGCACCGGCTGAGTCAGTGGATGGGAAAAACCGGCGACTGTTTTCCGTCCGGAAAATTCCCGGAAATTAAGGAATGCGCACAATGA
- a CDS encoding LacI family DNA-binding transcriptional regulator, giving the protein MNSKRISMRDIATEAGVSVMTVSLALRNSPRLSAETRENVQAIAKKLGFMPDPALQALATYRTGKQKKNFTGVIAYINNSTKPSVVRGKTHHQKIFAGATAGATTLGYKVEEFWLRAPELSPQRAADVLRARGIQGLILGPQEKSNTVIEGFDWSEFSVVTYGFSLRAPRFNVVATETFKAMLICMKKLQAAGYRRPGLIIFDDQDTRTQNRYSGAYCASWEMISKSRKLPKIFRDFDLNPVKLKQWIERYKFDAIIGARHRIQLQLEKLGYRIPDDIGFACPFGIHRNYPIAHADGRPEEVGRIAVELVCSMINQNEKGIPVSPRTITIDPDWVPGPTIRNQ; this is encoded by the coding sequence ATGAACTCAAAACGTATTTCTATGCGCGATATTGCAACAGAAGCGGGCGTCAGTGTCATGACGGTATCGCTGGCGCTGCGCAACTCGCCGCGCCTTTCCGCTGAAACGCGTGAAAATGTTCAAGCCATTGCAAAAAAACTTGGATTCATGCCTGACCCTGCACTGCAAGCTCTGGCCACCTATCGCACCGGCAAACAGAAAAAGAATTTTACCGGCGTGATCGCTTATATAAATAACTCCACAAAACCATCCGTGGTGCGTGGCAAAACCCATCATCAGAAAATTTTTGCAGGCGCAACTGCCGGCGCGACAACACTTGGATATAAAGTGGAAGAGTTCTGGCTGAGGGCACCGGAGCTTTCCCCTCAGCGCGCGGCGGATGTGTTACGTGCACGCGGCATTCAGGGGCTGATCCTTGGGCCGCAGGAAAAATCGAACACCGTAATTGAAGGATTCGACTGGTCGGAATTCAGCGTGGTGACCTATGGCTTTTCACTGAGAGCACCGCGTTTCAATGTCGTCGCCACTGAAACATTCAAAGCGATGCTGATTTGTATGAAAAAACTGCAGGCCGCCGGTTACCGACGCCCCGGACTGATCATTTTTGACGATCAGGACACCCGCACTCAAAACCGCTATTCCGGTGCCTATTGTGCCTCTTGGGAAATGATATCGAAATCGCGAAAACTTCCGAAAATTTTTCGCGATTTCGATTTAAATCCAGTCAAATTAAAACAATGGATAGAGCGATATAAATTTGATGCAATCATCGGTGCACGGCACCGCATTCAGCTGCAACTGGAAAAGCTGGGTTACCGCATCCCGGACGATATCGGTTTCGCCTGTCCGTTTGGAATTCACAGAAATTATCCAATAGCTCATGCCGATGGCCGCCCGGAAGAAGTTGGACGTATCGCGGTCGAATTGGTCTGCAGTATGATTAACCAGAACGAAAAAGGCATTCCGGTATCGCCACGTACCATAACGATCGACCCCGACTGGGTCCCGGGGCCGACCATTAGAAACCAGTAA
- a CDS encoding phosphoadenosine phosphosulfate reductase family protein, producing the protein MSDQNTTLTKKIEDSKKIILEAYEKFPLEKMRIAYTGGKDSLLVLWLVHEAIKGTGLKMPRCFCIDEGDMFDEVREFIEESKARYGITVDMIHNADVSSHAEDGLGSEVRVADLNERNQREVKRLDYEEETFTYEPESYVGNHLMKTVTCMVYLEDNEIDAFFEGIRWDEQGARANEIYFSPRPATEFNREHTRINPILHFTERDVWDALRENNVPFCKLYADGYRSLGARVTTKKITETPAWEQDLENTTERGGRRQDKENLMEKLRKLGYM; encoded by the coding sequence ATGTCTGATCAGAATACAACCTTGACGAAGAAGATTGAGGATTCTAAAAAAATTATTCTCGAAGCGTATGAGAAATTTCCGCTGGAAAAAATGCGGATTGCCTATACCGGCGGCAAAGACAGTCTGCTGGTTCTCTGGCTGGTTCATGAGGCGATTAAGGGAACCGGGCTGAAAATGCCGCGCTGTTTCTGTATCGACGAAGGCGATATGTTTGATGAAGTCCGCGAATTCATTGAGGAGAGCAAGGCGCGCTACGGCATCACGGTAGACATGATTCACAATGCCGATGTTTCATCGCACGCCGAAGACGGACTCGGTTCAGAAGTCCGCGTTGCGGATTTAAATGAGCGCAATCAGCGCGAAGTAAAACGGCTCGATTACGAAGAGGAAACATTCACGTATGAGCCGGAATCCTACGTCGGCAATCATTTGATGAAAACTGTGACCTGCATGGTGTATCTGGAAGATAACGAAATCGATGCGTTTTTTGAAGGTATCCGCTGGGATGAGCAGGGCGCGCGCGCCAATGAAATCTATTTCAGCCCGCGTCCGGCAACGGAATTCAACCGCGAGCATACGCGGATTAATCCGATTCTGCATTTTACCGAACGCGATGTATGGGATGCGCTGCGTGAAAACAATGTGCCGTTCTGTAAACTGTATGCTGACGGGTACCGTTCACTCGGTGCACGCGTGACGACGAAAAAAATTACTGAAACACCGGCGTGGGAACAGGATCTGGAAAATACCACCGAGCGCGGCGGGCGCCGGCAGGATAAAGAAAACCTGATGGAAAAGCTGCGCAAGCTCGGATACATGTAA
- a CDS encoding DUF6250 domain-containing protein: MSAPLIFFILFAGAAFGMSRAPGKVIAETFDASWTNRWAVEGDSVVTAADGQIKVEKKFPEQVNTATIWLKQKIPADFVIELTAEVFETEAPNAANLNLIFSAHEADDSPVQFTRSGDYPEYHKFPNYIFTLVGGIRPGHSRVRRNPGFNLLSDRQDIRSEPGRVYRIKVVCNAGRIQAFVDDIYLHDVIDPQPLPGGRLALRTWNSTVAWRDIKIRPLNGNEKGETLCP; the protein is encoded by the coding sequence ATGTCTGCCCCGCTGATTTTCTTCATTCTCTTTGCCGGCGCGGCATTCGGCATGTCGCGCGCGCCGGGAAAAGTGATTGCGGAGACGTTCGATGCGTCGTGGACAAACCGCTGGGCGGTTGAGGGCGACAGTGTTGTTACGGCGGCGGACGGACAGATCAAGGTTGAAAAAAAATTTCCGGAACAGGTGAATACGGCGACGATCTGGCTGAAGCAGAAGATTCCGGCGGATTTTGTGATTGAGCTGACGGCAGAGGTGTTTGAAACAGAGGCGCCGAACGCGGCGAATTTGAATCTGATTTTCAGCGCGCACGAAGCGGACGATTCGCCGGTGCAGTTTACCCGTTCCGGCGATTATCCGGAATATCATAAATTTCCGAATTATATTTTTACGCTGGTCGGCGGCATTCGGCCCGGCCATTCGCGCGTCCGGAGAAATCCGGGATTCAACCTGCTGAGCGACCGGCAGGATATCCGTTCTGAACCGGGACGTGTGTATCGTATTAAAGTCGTCTGCAACGCCGGCCGCATTCAGGCGTTTGTCGATGACATCTACCTTCATGATGTGATTGATCCGCAGCCGCTGCCGGGCGGCCGGCTGGCGCTGCGCACCTGGAATTCGACAGTTGCGTGGCGGGATATAAAAATCCGGCCGTTGAATGGAAATGAAAAAGGAGAAACACTATGTCCTTAA
- a CDS encoding glycoside hydrolase family 2 TIM barrel-domain containing protein — protein sequence MLRPQQNEIREVNSLDGFWDFQTSDGAGREYKFFTGLPAPRKLGVPGSWNEQNLDIYNHFSEGWYQKDFFVAESWKHRKIFIWLGSVCQNADVWINGVWVGSHTGPHLPFEFEITKLVKFGKPNRLTVLADGTLHVDSLPPATMSTEDLRTGWSTSFPPVAYDFFPFSGIHRSVYLYAVQENYLTDIHIQTSHSNNVANITCFIQCAAPFTGTVRLVVDGQEISEPLKDTAIADIKLKIKNPKLWDIGCGNLYNLTIILEENGEIIDCYRTRFGIRNVEVVGNKFLLNGKPVHFKGFGKHEDFDVIGKGLNLPLIIKDFDLMKWVGANSFRTSHYPYAEEWLDIADEHGILVISENPLVGLGPRLYREDILEKAVAVTEEHIKRDRNHPSVIMWSLANEPNSPACLDNEKKKNACLHFYNTLIKTVRRHDTSRPLTYAMHIDPADNPMAHLFDVLCINKYYGWYDYTARIEDGLEPLLDKLQDFYDTFKKPILLSEFGADAVSGKHHLPEVMFSEEFQSKIIKVQYEALCRKPWFIGAHVWNFADFRVGQTLTRVIFNRKGVFTRSRQPKLAAHTLKTLWDTGSAYAHSPVKTVF from the coding sequence ATGCTGCGTCCTCAACAGAATGAAATACGTGAAGTAAACAGCCTCGATGGATTCTGGGATTTCCAAACATCTGACGGAGCCGGCCGGGAATATAAATTTTTCACCGGTCTTCCGGCTCCTCGAAAACTGGGCGTCCCGGGAAGCTGGAATGAACAGAACCTGGATATTTATAATCACTTTTCTGAAGGGTGGTATCAGAAAGATTTTTTTGTCGCAGAATCATGGAAACATCGGAAAATTTTTATCTGGCTCGGAAGCGTCTGCCAAAACGCCGATGTATGGATAAACGGAGTTTGGGTTGGAAGCCACACCGGCCCGCATCTGCCGTTTGAGTTTGAAATTACGAAGCTCGTAAAATTCGGGAAGCCGAATCGACTCACTGTTCTGGCGGATGGAACTCTGCATGTTGACAGTCTTCCGCCGGCAACAATGAGCACAGAAGATTTACGCACTGGATGGAGCACTTCGTTCCCGCCGGTTGCATATGATTTTTTCCCGTTCTCTGGAATTCACCGGTCGGTCTATCTTTATGCTGTTCAAGAAAATTATCTGACAGACATTCACATTCAAACATCCCACAGCAACAATGTGGCAAACATTACCTGCTTTATACAATGTGCCGCTCCGTTTACCGGGACGGTCCGTCTTGTTGTTGACGGGCAGGAAATTTCAGAACCGTTGAAAGATACTGCAATCGCTGATATTAAACTTAAGATAAAAAATCCGAAGCTATGGGATATCGGTTGCGGAAATCTTTATAATCTAACAATCATTCTGGAAGAAAACGGTGAAATAATTGACTGTTACCGCACCCGGTTCGGAATCCGGAATGTGGAGGTGGTTGGAAACAAGTTTCTGCTTAACGGTAAACCTGTCCATTTTAAAGGATTCGGCAAACACGAAGATTTCGATGTTATTGGGAAAGGGCTTAATTTACCGCTGATTATCAAAGATTTTGATTTGATGAAATGGGTCGGCGCAAATTCATTCCGTACATCGCATTACCCGTACGCGGAAGAATGGCTGGACATTGCCGATGAGCATGGGATTTTAGTAATCTCTGAAAACCCGCTGGTCGGACTCGGCCCGCGCCTCTATCGTGAAGACATTCTTGAAAAAGCGGTTGCTGTTACTGAAGAACACATCAAGCGCGACCGCAACCATCCGTCAGTCATCATGTGGTCGCTCGCCAATGAACCGAACTCACCGGCCTGTCTTGACAATGAAAAAAAGAAAAATGCCTGCCTCCATTTTTATAACACACTGATAAAAACAGTCCGCCGGCACGACACATCCCGGCCGTTAACTTATGCCATGCATATTGACCCGGCGGACAATCCAATGGCACACCTTTTTGATGTGCTTTGTATTAATAAATATTATGGCTGGTATGACTATACCGCCCGGATTGAGGACGGACTGGAGCCGCTTCTTGATAAACTCCAGGACTTTTACGATACATTTAAGAAACCGATCCTTCTCAGTGAATTCGGCGCCGATGCCGTCAGCGGAAAACACCATCTTCCGGAAGTTATGTTCAGTGAAGAATTTCAATCAAAAATCATCAAAGTTCAATATGAAGCGCTTTGCCGGAAACCGTGGTTTATCGGCGCACATGTATGGAACTTCGCGGACTTCCGGGTTGGGCAAACCCTCACGCGCGTGATCTTCAACCGCAAAGGCGTTTTCACCAGAAGCCGCCAGCCGAAACTCGCAGCGCACACCTTGAAAACTTTATGGGACACCGGTTCAGCGTATGCACATTCGCCTGTAAAAACGGTCTTTTAA
- a CDS encoding hydroxyacid dehydrogenase — protein MMKDRRNVVLLLPDNSRRHEVWTPEAAARAEELGFNATFAPEPFRPESIRGADAVITSWGSPKFDQSWLDAADKLQVVGHAAGSVQRIVTPEFFAGGIPIVSANSVMAECVAQWSLMMTMIAARRMITYCNFGDHRHLAWNPPLAPLGLHRLTVGIWGYGEIARYLIRMLKNTGVKKILVASRYLSVEEAENAGVEKAALDDVLKCSDMVHLLTSLTEKTLGRITGAMLSTLKDGASLINTGRAHLIEKGALMNELRSGRIFAYMDVFYDEPLPEDDELRTLPNVVLTPHNAGSGTRDLLALTVLDDIDRKFKGLPLLHEMTQQRASAMTIEYKSLITGVPA, from the coding sequence ATGATGAAGGATCGCCGTAATGTTGTTTTACTGCTGCCGGACAATTCGCGCCGGCATGAGGTCTGGACGCCGGAAGCTGCCGCGCGCGCCGAAGAACTCGGGTTTAATGCAACCTTTGCTCCCGAGCCGTTCAGGCCGGAATCGATCCGTGGCGCCGATGCGGTGATTACCAGCTGGGGCTCGCCGAAATTCGACCAAAGCTGGCTGGATGCCGCCGATAAACTGCAAGTCGTCGGTCACGCCGCCGGTTCGGTGCAGCGGATTGTCACGCCGGAATTTTTTGCCGGCGGCATTCCGATTGTCTCAGCAAATTCGGTGATGGCGGAATGCGTTGCGCAGTGGTCGTTGATGATGACGATGATTGCGGCGCGCCGGATGATCACCTATTGCAACTTCGGCGACCACCGGCATTTAGCCTGGAATCCGCCGCTTGCGCCGCTCGGGTTGCACCGCCTTACTGTTGGCATTTGGGGTTACGGCGAAATTGCACGCTATCTCATCCGCATGCTGAAAAATACCGGCGTAAAAAAAATTCTAGTGGCCAGCCGCTATCTTTCCGTGGAAGAGGCGGAAAACGCCGGCGTGGAAAAAGCAGCGCTTGATGATGTACTGAAATGCAGCGACATGGTGCATCTGCTGACCTCGCTGACCGAAAAAACGCTTGGGCGCATTACCGGCGCGATGCTTTCAACGCTGAAAGACGGTGCTTCGTTAATCAACACCGGCCGGGCACATCTGATCGAAAAAGGTGCGCTGATGAACGAGCTTCGTTCCGGTCGCATCTTTGCGTATATGGATGTGTTTTATGATGAACCGCTGCCGGAAGATGATGAACTTCGTACGCTGCCGAATGTGGTGCTTACCCCGCATAACGCCGGTTCCGGCACGCGCGATCTGCTCGCGCTCACCGTGCTCGACGACATCGACCGCAAATTTAAAGGACTGCCGCTGCTGCACGAAATGACGCAGCAGCGCGCATCCGCGATGACCATCGAATATAAAAGCTTAATTACCGGCGTTCCGGCATAG
- a CDS encoding discoidin domain-containing protein has protein sequence MFFYKLGTLCITLGYMVCIIPADTQKNDGIPVVPANAHPRLLLTEERCDALKQWIHGDDLFATAWQQITEMTSPDGADILLLDGAYNEAVLTQISAQAMRYAIEQDSINGLAAIKNIRAFHNDVVFSEAKAVTRAHGYAIFCTALVYDWCYPLLTSADKTALIAGIKTNAAVMEIGWPPEKQSDITGHAGEAQLLRDLLSAGIALYDEEPEFYNICADRFFNRMVPPRNFFYQSHRHHQGSHYGPYRFHWEMYSAWLFGRMNGTHVYSREQQFVPYEWIYTLCPDNRIFIDGDSAKAKSLFNVQNRALLESNYYNDPYVRYLAQRLSVTILARTKSIDFLLFYDPAAETATGFSDLPLTRYFAEPLGGMVVRTGWDFGSDSESAVIKMNGAGYFFGNHDHVDAGHFQIYYKGHLAIDTGIYGGGSYSSAYNWSINNRSIAHNVMLAYDPDETFPKGGNDGGQALLNYAKEPQTYESLLADYRNGRMLAHDFGPNKQRPFYSTMSVDLTEAYSKKIEPYQRRFVTLNLNRPGLPAALLVYDRMETANPDHKKYWLFQSFDPAEIRADGFTVTNRRNSCSGKVFCSTLLPSAGNLTMENTGGETGTHTVFGQTIPNANSDSFSQGWRLMMSPVTPAKLDRFLNVMQIMDADFGAPLPVEKISTPGFTGAKIENWYVLFPDGNKPVENDFAVSFPAESGNTWFLITGLKTGDWFVSGANSGTAIKHCIDENSDTLFWIGNSGNYAVSRSLPADCAEIPAPDLAALTPENHSMTDNRVYLDNALLQTSLHEQNDGTLWTAPENILIAAGVDAAWNGREFSAGTGSRMLNYKAGAPEYFLNGEAFTLPENSGAPETMLPLPALASFLKRQYIKESQNVVLLKPYPAERNTYLWYEQISADRSSTGQEAQYAADGDLKTYWAGEGIGAILTIDLGKTTEITAVKIAWQNGARRKAFFSLETSRDGSSWKEIFNGESDGKTAGFEKYSFNPVPARFVRLIGNGNNINGWNSVQEIEIVPVEK, from the coding sequence ATGTTTTTTTATAAGTTAGGAACATTGTGCATAACGCTGGGCTATATGGTTTGCATCATACCGGCGGATACGCAAAAAAATGATGGCATTCCCGTTGTCCCTGCAAACGCACATCCCCGCCTCCTGCTGACAGAAGAACGCTGCGATGCATTAAAGCAATGGATTCATGGTGATGACCTATTTGCGACGGCGTGGCAACAGATTACCGAAATGACCTCACCAGACGGCGCAGATATTCTGCTTTTGGACGGCGCTTACAATGAAGCAGTGTTGACGCAAATCTCAGCACAGGCGATGCGGTATGCGATTGAACAGGATTCGATCAACGGCCTGGCAGCAATTAAAAATATCCGTGCATTCCATAATGATGTTGTTTTTTCGGAAGCAAAAGCCGTCACCCGTGCCCACGGCTATGCCATTTTCTGTACTGCACTGGTATATGACTGGTGCTACCCCCTGCTTACGAGTGCTGATAAAACGGCTCTTATCGCGGGGATAAAAACAAATGCGGCGGTTATGGAAATCGGCTGGCCGCCGGAGAAGCAGAGTGACATCACCGGACACGCCGGCGAAGCACAATTACTGCGCGACCTGCTGTCGGCCGGAATAGCATTGTATGATGAAGAACCGGAATTTTATAACATTTGTGCCGACCGGTTTTTCAACCGTATGGTTCCGCCGCGCAACTTTTTTTATCAGTCACACCGGCATCATCAGGGAAGTCATTACGGTCCATACCGGTTTCACTGGGAAATGTACTCGGCATGGCTTTTTGGGCGCATGAACGGAACTCATGTCTACAGCAGAGAACAGCAGTTTGTCCCGTATGAATGGATCTATACGTTGTGTCCGGATAATAGAATATTTATTGATGGTGACAGCGCGAAGGCCAAAAGCTTGTTTAATGTTCAAAATCGGGCTCTACTGGAATCCAATTATTATAATGATCCGTATGTACGTTATCTGGCGCAGCGTCTTTCTGTTACGATATTAGCGCGAACCAAATCAATTGATTTCCTATTGTTTTATGACCCGGCGGCAGAAACCGCTACCGGATTTTCAGATTTGCCACTGACGCGATATTTCGCAGAACCGCTCGGCGGCATGGTTGTGCGTACCGGCTGGGATTTTGGAAGCGACAGTGAAAGTGCCGTTATAAAAATGAACGGCGCCGGATATTTTTTCGGTAATCATGATCATGTCGATGCCGGACATTTTCAGATTTATTATAAAGGCCATCTGGCGATTGATACCGGGATTTACGGCGGCGGCAGTTACAGCTCGGCATATAACTGGAGCATTAACAACCGCTCCATCGCGCATAACGTCATGCTGGCGTATGACCCGGACGAAACATTCCCGAAAGGCGGCAATGACGGCGGACAGGCTTTGCTGAACTACGCCAAAGAACCGCAAACGTATGAATCGCTGCTGGCGGATTATCGCAATGGACGGATGCTGGCGCATGATTTCGGGCCGAACAAACAACGTCCGTTTTATAGCACGATGAGTGTTGATTTGACGGAAGCATACAGCAAAAAAATTGAACCCTATCAGCGGCGCTTCGTCACCCTGAACCTGAACCGCCCGGGACTGCCGGCGGCGCTGCTGGTGTATGACCGCATGGAGACCGCCAATCCGGATCATAAAAAATACTGGCTGTTCCAGAGTTTTGACCCGGCGGAAATCCGTGCGGACGGTTTCACCGTTACAAACCGGCGCAACAGCTGCTCCGGAAAAGTTTTCTGTTCAACGCTGCTGCCCAGCGCAGGGAATCTTACAATGGAAAATACCGGCGGTGAAACAGGGACGCACACCGTTTTCGGACAGACAATCCCCAATGCAAACAGCGATTCATTTTCACAGGGCTGGCGGCTGATGATGTCGCCGGTGACACCGGCGAAACTCGACCGTTTCCTGAATGTGATGCAGATTATGGATGCAGACTTCGGCGCGCCCCTGCCCGTCGAAAAAATTTCGACACCCGGATTTACCGGCGCAAAAATTGAAAACTGGTATGTGCTGTTTCCGGATGGAAATAAACCGGTTGAGAATGATTTCGCCGTTTCTTTTCCGGCAGAATCCGGCAACACATGGTTTTTAATTACCGGCCTGAAAACCGGAGACTGGTTTGTTTCCGGCGCCAACAGCGGTACCGCAATCAAGCATTGTATCGATGAAAATTCCGATACTCTGTTCTGGATTGGAAACTCCGGTAACTACGCCGTTTCGCGCAGCCTGCCGGCAGACTGTGCAGAAATTCCGGCGCCGGATTTAGCGGCGCTGACGCCGGAAAATCACAGCATGACCGACAACCGCGTTTATCTTGACAACGCGCTGCTGCAAACCTCGTTACATGAACAGAACGACGGAACGCTGTGGACCGCGCCGGAAAACATTCTGATAGCCGCCGGGGTCGATGCGGCGTGGAATGGCAGAGAATTTTCTGCCGGAACGGGAAGCCGCATGCTGAATTATAAAGCCGGCGCGCCGGAATATTTTTTAAATGGCGAAGCATTTACTCTGCCGGAAAACTCCGGCGCGCCGGAAACAATGCTGCCGCTGCCGGCGCTTGCGTCGTTTTTAAAACGGCAGTACATCAAAGAAAGCCAGAACGTTGTTTTGCTTAAACCGTATCCGGCTGAACGCAACACATATCTCTGGTATGAACAGATTTCCGCCGACCGGAGCAGTACTGGACAGGAAGCGCAATACGCCGCCGACGGGGACTTAAAAACCTACTGGGCCGGCGAAGGCATCGGCGCAATACTGACGATTGATCTCGGCAAAACCACAGAAATCACGGCGGTAAAAATCGCCTGGCAGAACGGTGCGCGCCGGAAAGCATTTTTTTCACTGGAAACTTCGCGGGACGGAAGTTCGTGGAAAGAAATTTTTAACGGCGAAAGCGACGGCAAAACCGCCGGGTTCGAAAAATATTCATTCAATCCGGTGCCGGCGCGCTTTGTCCGTCTGATAGGTAACGGAAACAACATCAACGGCTGGAACTCTGTTCAGGAAATAGAAATTGTTCCGGTAGAAAAATAA
- a CDS encoding TIM barrel protein, translated as MNLEHIVFSKQLYGAPLEESAVKLAAAGFTGFEITVRSGENIEPECVADELPALAGKLKNTGMNIAMITTQINSPDAPFAEKILRTAASLGIRQYRLGEWRYEGFGTLRRQRDTVKAQLRDIAAMNRAVGIQGVFQNHSHKFFGAVPADLDYALGDLPPADIGVYYDPVHGVVEGGSSGWLMGVDILADRIAALGVKDFYWFNDKSGYAGARLHSMRLTKLGTGNVPWEDIVQILRQIQFDGPCSFYGSGRAKNGQGAAMSLDELIQMLAGERRIFIELCNADTE; from the coding sequence ATGAACCTCGAACACATCGTCTTCAGCAAGCAGTTGTACGGCGCGCCGCTCGAAGAGAGCGCCGTAAAACTCGCCGCCGCCGGTTTTACCGGTTTTGAAATCACCGTGCGCTCCGGCGAAAATATTGAACCGGAGTGCGTGGCGGATGAACTGCCGGCGCTCGCCGGAAAACTGAAAAACACCGGCATGAATATCGCTATGATTACCACGCAGATAAATTCGCCGGACGCGCCGTTTGCTGAAAAAATCCTGCGGACTGCGGCATCGCTCGGCATCCGTCAGTATCGTCTTGGCGAATGGAGATATGAGGGCTTCGGCACACTGCGCCGGCAGCGCGACACCGTTAAAGCACAGCTCAGAGACATTGCAGCGATGAACCGTGCTGTTGGAATTCAGGGCGTATTTCAGAATCACAGCCATAAGTTTTTTGGCGCAGTTCCGGCGGATCTCGATTATGCGCTCGGCGATCTCCCGCCGGCGGACATCGGCGTCTATTACGATCCGGTTCACGGTGTGGTTGAAGGCGGCAGTTCCGGCTGGCTGATGGGAGTGGATATTCTCGCTGACCGCATCGCCGCGCTCGGCGTAAAAGATTTTTACTGGTTCAACGATAAAAGCGGCTATGCCGGCGCGCGCCTGCACAGCATGCGCCTCACCAAACTCGGCACCGGCAATGTGCCGTGGGAGGACATCGTGCAAATTCTGCGCCAGATTCAGTTTGACGGACCATGCTCATTCTACGGCAGCGGCCGCGCAAAAAACGGACAGGGCGCCGCGATGTCGCTTGACGAACTGATTCAAATGCTCGCCGGCGAGCGCCGGATATTCATTGAACTTTGCAATGCAGATACAGAATAG